A stretch of Gossypium hirsutum isolate 1008001.06 chromosome A06, Gossypium_hirsutum_v2.1, whole genome shotgun sequence DNA encodes these proteins:
- the LOC107962848 gene encoding copper-transporting ATPase PAA2, chloroplastic isoform X1, whose amino-acid sequence MAMAGDLLRLTVLNRPKLSLGNGAKLKADRFGLLKRCPRGRFHCQPRSTPGFVLFSSLETRLESEESSIQPVGQKLKDPSVLLDVNGMMCGGCVSRVKSVISSDERVESVVVNLLTETAAIKLKREVMERETAESVAESIAQRVSECGFMAKMRVSGTGIAENMRKWQEMLKKKEELLVKSRNRVAFAWTLVALCCGAHASHILHSPGIHFGHGSFLEILHNSYVKGGLALTALLGPGRDLLVDGLLAFKKGSPNMNSLVGFGSIVAFIISAVSLLNPGLKWDASFFDEPVMLLGFVLLGRSLEEKARIRASSDMNELLSLISTRSRLVITSSDTDSSADSVLSSDAICIEVPSDDIRVGDSVLVLPGETIPVDGKVLTGRSVVDESMLTGESLPVFKEKGLMVSAGTINWDGPLRIEANSTGSNSTIAKIVRMVEDAQGQEAPVQRLADAIAGPFVYSIMTLSAATFAFWYYAGSHIFPDVLLNDIAGPDGDSLLLSLKLAVDVLVVSCPCALGLATPTAILVGTSLGARQGLLIRGGDVLERLANVDRIAFDKTGTLTEGKPTVSSVSSFTYDESEILQIAAAVERTATHPIAKAIVKKAELLNLLLPETRGQLVEPGFGTLAEVNGCLVAVGKLEWVNERFQIKASPSDLMALEHAVMRQSSSPSNYSKTAIYVGREGEGVIGAIGMSDSLRFDAESTVSRLQRKGIKTILISGDREEAVATIAKTVGIDHEFVNASLTPQQKSRVISTLQTAGHHIAMVGDGINDAPSLAIADVGIALQTEAQETAASDAASIILLGNRLSQVVDALDLAQATMAKVYQNLSWAVAYNIVAIPIAAGVLLPQYELAMTPSFSGVLMALSSIFVVTNSLLLRLHGSEKSWKNSIAKISQMPAGPG is encoded by the exons ATGGCAATGGCGGGGGATCTGTTAAGACTCACTGTATTAAATCGGCCAAAGCTCTCTCTCGGTAATGGCGCGAAACTCAAAGCTGACCGCTTTGGCTTGCTAAAACGATGCCCTCGCGGTCGTTTCCATTGTCAGCCTCGGTCAACTCCTGGATTCGTCTTGTTCAGTTCACTGGAGACTAGATTAGAGTCGGAGGAATCATCTATACAGCCGGTAGGACAGAAGCTTAAAGACCCGTCGGTTCTCCTCGATGTCAACGGGATGATGTGCGGCGGATGTGTGTCCCGAGTCAAATCGGTTATCTCTTCCGACGAGCGAGTCGAATCAGTAGTGGTCAACTTGTTGACCGAGACGGCGGCGATCAAGTTGAAGCGGGAGGTGATGGAGAGGGAAACCGCGGAGAGTGTTGCGGAGAGTATAGCTCAGAGGGTGAGCGAGTGCGGGTTCATGGCTAAGATGAGGGTTTCGGGGACTGGAATCGCGGAGAACATGAGGAAGTGGCAGGAAATGTTGAAGAAGAAAGAGGAATTGTTGGTGAAGAGTAGGAATCGAGTGGCTTTTGCTTGGACTTTGGTGGCGCTTTGTTGTGGAGCTCATGCTTCACATATTTTGCACTCCCCAGGGATTCATTTCGGCCatg GATCGTTTCTGGAAATCCTTCATAATTCTTATGTCAAAGGAGGATTGGCTTTAACGGCTTTGTTGGGTCCAGGAAGAG ATTTGCTAGTTGATGGATTATTGGCATTCAAGAAAGGATCTCCCAATATGAATTCTCTTGTGGGTTTTGGATCAATTGTTGCATTTATCATTAGTGCA GTCTCACTTCTTAACCCTGGGCTTAAATGGGATGCTTCATTCTTTGACGAGCCG GTCATGCTTCTTGGTTTTGTGCTCCTGGGACGTTCGTTGGAAGAAAAAGCAAGGATTAGGGCATCCAGCGACATGAATGAACTTTTA TCATTGATATCCACTCGTTCAAGACTTGTAATTACTTCATCAGACACTGATTCCTCTGCTGATTCTGTACTTAGCTCTGATGCTATTTGCATTGAGGTCCCCTCAGATGATATTCGAGTTGGAGATTCGGTATTAGTTTTGCCTGGAGAAACAATTCCTGTAGAT GGGAAAGTTCTTACAGGAAGAAGTGTGGTTGATGAATCCATGCTGACGGGAGAATCACTTCCAGTATTCAAGGAAAAGGGTCTTATGGTCTCTGCTGGAACTATAAATTGG GATGGCCCTTTAAGAATAGAAGCAAATTCCACAGGCTCCAACTCAACTATTGCTAAGATCGTACGCATG GTTGAAGATGCTCAAGGACAAGAAGCACCTGTACAGAGGCTTGCAGATGCGATAGCAGGGCCATTTGTATACAGCATAATGACTCTGTCAGCTGCAACATTTGCTTTCTG GTATTATGCTGGGTCTCACATATTTCCAGATGTTTTGCTCAATGATATTGCTGGCCCTGATGGAGATTCATTGCTTTTGAGTTTGAAACTTGCAGTGGATGTCTTA GTAGTTTCCTGCCCTTGTGCTCTGGGTCTTGCCACACCAACAGCAATCCTTGTTGGCACCTCTCTTG GAGCAAGACAAGGACTGCTTATAAGAGGTGGGGATGTTCTGGAACGCTTGGCCAATGTAGACCGTATTGCTTTTGACAAA ACTGGGACTCTCACTGAAGGAAAACCAACTGTCTCATCAGTTTCTTCCTTTACTTATGATGAATCAGAAATTCTTCAAATTGCTGCAGCAGTGGAGAGAACAGCAACACATCCGATTGCTAAGGCTATTGTAAAGAAGGCAGAGTTGTTGAATTTGTTACTCCCAGAAACTAGAGGACAACTAGTTGAACCAGGTTTTGGGACCTTAGCTGAAGTAAATGGATGTTTGGTTGCTGTCGGTAAATTAGAATGGGTTAATGAACGCTTCCAGATAAAAGCAAGTCCATCTGATTTGATGGCTTTAGAACATGCTGTAATGCGTCAGTCATCATCACCGTCAAACTATTCGAAAACAGCTATCTATGTTGGACGTGAAGGAGAAGGCGTAATTGGTGCTATAGGAATGTCTGACAGTCTGCGGTTTGATGCCGAGTCTACCGTGAGCAG GCTTCAGAGGAAAGgtatcaaaacaatccttatttCAGGAGACAGGGAAGAGGCAGTTGCAACTATTGCGAAGACAGTTGGAATAGATCATGAATTTGTTAATGCATCCTTGACACCTCAGCAGAAATCAAGGGTTATATCTACTCTTCAAACTGCAGGACATCACATTGCCATG GTAGGGGATGGCATTAATGATGCACCATCCTTGGCCATTGCGGATGTGGGGATTGCTTTACAGACTGAAGCACAAGAAACTGCAGCCTCAGATGCGGCATCTATTATACTTCTTGGCAACAGACTCTCACAG GTAGTAGATGCACTGGATCTTGCACAGGCAACAATGGCAAAAGTGTACCAAAATTTATCTTGGGCAGTAGCGTATAATATTGTTGCCATCCCCATTGCTGCTGGTGTTTTACTTCCCCAATACGAACTTGCTATGACACCCTCATTTTCTG GTGTGTTAATGGCCTTGAGCTCAATATTTGTTGTAACCAATTCCTTGCTTTTACGGCTCCATGGGTCTGAGAAGAGCTGGAAGAATAGTATTGCGAAAATTTCACAAATGCCTGCCGGTCCAGGTTAA
- the LOC107962848 gene encoding copper-transporting ATPase PAA2, chloroplastic isoform X3 translates to MAMAGDLLRLTVLNRPKLSLGNGAKLKADRFGLLKRCPRGRFHCQPRSTPGFVLFSSLETRLESEESSIQPVGQKLKDPSVLLDVNGMMCGGCVSRVKSVISSDERVESVVVNLLTETAAIKLKREVMERETAESVAESIAQRVSECGFMAKMRVSGTGIAENMRKWQEMLKKKEELLVKSRNRVAFAWTLVALCCGAHASHILHSPGIHFGHGSFLEILHNSYVKGGLALTALLGPGRDLLVDGLLAFKKGSPNMNSLVGFGSIVAFIISAVSLLNPGLKWDASFFDEPVMLLGFVLLGRSLEEKARIRASSDMNELLSLISTRSRLVITSSDTDSSADSVLSSDAICIEVPSDDIRVGDSVLVLPGETIPVDGKVLTGRSVVDESMLTGESLPVFKEKGLMVSAGTINWDGPLRIEANSTGSNSTIAKIVRMVEDAQGQEAPVQRLADAIAGPFVYSIMTLSAATFAFWYYAGSHIFPDVLLNDIAGPDGDSLLLSLKLAVDVLVVSCPCALGLATPTAILVGTSLGARQGLLIRGGDVLERLANVDRIAFDKTGTLTEGKPTVSSVSSFTYDESEILQIAAAVERTATHPIAKAIVKKAELLNLLLPETRGQLVEPGFGTLAEVNGCLVAVGKLEWVNERFQIKASPSDLMALEHAVMRQSSSPSNYSKTAIYVGREGEGVIGAIGMSDSLRFDAESTVSRLQRKGIKTILISGDREEAVATIAKTVGIDHEFVNASLTPQQKSRVISTLQTAGHHIAMGMALMMHHPWPLRMWGLLYRLKHKKLQPQMRHLLYFLATDSHR, encoded by the exons ATGGCAATGGCGGGGGATCTGTTAAGACTCACTGTATTAAATCGGCCAAAGCTCTCTCTCGGTAATGGCGCGAAACTCAAAGCTGACCGCTTTGGCTTGCTAAAACGATGCCCTCGCGGTCGTTTCCATTGTCAGCCTCGGTCAACTCCTGGATTCGTCTTGTTCAGTTCACTGGAGACTAGATTAGAGTCGGAGGAATCATCTATACAGCCGGTAGGACAGAAGCTTAAAGACCCGTCGGTTCTCCTCGATGTCAACGGGATGATGTGCGGCGGATGTGTGTCCCGAGTCAAATCGGTTATCTCTTCCGACGAGCGAGTCGAATCAGTAGTGGTCAACTTGTTGACCGAGACGGCGGCGATCAAGTTGAAGCGGGAGGTGATGGAGAGGGAAACCGCGGAGAGTGTTGCGGAGAGTATAGCTCAGAGGGTGAGCGAGTGCGGGTTCATGGCTAAGATGAGGGTTTCGGGGACTGGAATCGCGGAGAACATGAGGAAGTGGCAGGAAATGTTGAAGAAGAAAGAGGAATTGTTGGTGAAGAGTAGGAATCGAGTGGCTTTTGCTTGGACTTTGGTGGCGCTTTGTTGTGGAGCTCATGCTTCACATATTTTGCACTCCCCAGGGATTCATTTCGGCCatg GATCGTTTCTGGAAATCCTTCATAATTCTTATGTCAAAGGAGGATTGGCTTTAACGGCTTTGTTGGGTCCAGGAAGAG ATTTGCTAGTTGATGGATTATTGGCATTCAAGAAAGGATCTCCCAATATGAATTCTCTTGTGGGTTTTGGATCAATTGTTGCATTTATCATTAGTGCA GTCTCACTTCTTAACCCTGGGCTTAAATGGGATGCTTCATTCTTTGACGAGCCG GTCATGCTTCTTGGTTTTGTGCTCCTGGGACGTTCGTTGGAAGAAAAAGCAAGGATTAGGGCATCCAGCGACATGAATGAACTTTTA TCATTGATATCCACTCGTTCAAGACTTGTAATTACTTCATCAGACACTGATTCCTCTGCTGATTCTGTACTTAGCTCTGATGCTATTTGCATTGAGGTCCCCTCAGATGATATTCGAGTTGGAGATTCGGTATTAGTTTTGCCTGGAGAAACAATTCCTGTAGAT GGGAAAGTTCTTACAGGAAGAAGTGTGGTTGATGAATCCATGCTGACGGGAGAATCACTTCCAGTATTCAAGGAAAAGGGTCTTATGGTCTCTGCTGGAACTATAAATTGG GATGGCCCTTTAAGAATAGAAGCAAATTCCACAGGCTCCAACTCAACTATTGCTAAGATCGTACGCATG GTTGAAGATGCTCAAGGACAAGAAGCACCTGTACAGAGGCTTGCAGATGCGATAGCAGGGCCATTTGTATACAGCATAATGACTCTGTCAGCTGCAACATTTGCTTTCTG GTATTATGCTGGGTCTCACATATTTCCAGATGTTTTGCTCAATGATATTGCTGGCCCTGATGGAGATTCATTGCTTTTGAGTTTGAAACTTGCAGTGGATGTCTTA GTAGTTTCCTGCCCTTGTGCTCTGGGTCTTGCCACACCAACAGCAATCCTTGTTGGCACCTCTCTTG GAGCAAGACAAGGACTGCTTATAAGAGGTGGGGATGTTCTGGAACGCTTGGCCAATGTAGACCGTATTGCTTTTGACAAA ACTGGGACTCTCACTGAAGGAAAACCAACTGTCTCATCAGTTTCTTCCTTTACTTATGATGAATCAGAAATTCTTCAAATTGCTGCAGCAGTGGAGAGAACAGCAACACATCCGATTGCTAAGGCTATTGTAAAGAAGGCAGAGTTGTTGAATTTGTTACTCCCAGAAACTAGAGGACAACTAGTTGAACCAGGTTTTGGGACCTTAGCTGAAGTAAATGGATGTTTGGTTGCTGTCGGTAAATTAGAATGGGTTAATGAACGCTTCCAGATAAAAGCAAGTCCATCTGATTTGATGGCTTTAGAACATGCTGTAATGCGTCAGTCATCATCACCGTCAAACTATTCGAAAACAGCTATCTATGTTGGACGTGAAGGAGAAGGCGTAATTGGTGCTATAGGAATGTCTGACAGTCTGCGGTTTGATGCCGAGTCTACCGTGAGCAG GCTTCAGAGGAAAGgtatcaaaacaatccttatttCAGGAGACAGGGAAGAGGCAGTTGCAACTATTGCGAAGACAGTTGGAATAGATCATGAATTTGTTAATGCATCCTTGACACCTCAGCAGAAATCAAGGGTTATATCTACTCTTCAAACTGCAGGACATCACATTGCCATG GGGATGGCATTAATGATGCACCATCCTTGGCCATTGCGGATGTGGGGATTGCTTTACAGACTGAAGCACAAGAAACTGCAGCCTCAGATGCGGCATCTATTATACTTCTTGGCAACAGACTCTCACAG GTAG
- the LOC107962848 gene encoding copper-transporting ATPase PAA2, chloroplastic isoform X2, translating to MAMAGDLLRLTVLNRPKLSLGNGAKLKADRFGLLKRCPRGRFHCQPRSTPGFVLFSSLETRLESEESSIQPVGQKLKDPSVLLDVNGMMCGGCVSRVKSVISSDERVESVVVNLLTETAAIKLKREVMERETAESVAESIAQRVSECGFMAKMRVSGTGIAENMRKWQEMLKKKEELLVKSRNRVAFAWTLVALCCGAHASHILHSPGIHFGHGSFLEILHNSYVKGGLALTALLGPGRDLLVDGLLAFKKGSPNMNSLVSLLNPGLKWDASFFDEPVMLLGFVLLGRSLEEKARIRASSDMNELLSLISTRSRLVITSSDTDSSADSVLSSDAICIEVPSDDIRVGDSVLVLPGETIPVDGKVLTGRSVVDESMLTGESLPVFKEKGLMVSAGTINWDGPLRIEANSTGSNSTIAKIVRMVEDAQGQEAPVQRLADAIAGPFVYSIMTLSAATFAFWYYAGSHIFPDVLLNDIAGPDGDSLLLSLKLAVDVLVVSCPCALGLATPTAILVGTSLGARQGLLIRGGDVLERLANVDRIAFDKTGTLTEGKPTVSSVSSFTYDESEILQIAAAVERTATHPIAKAIVKKAELLNLLLPETRGQLVEPGFGTLAEVNGCLVAVGKLEWVNERFQIKASPSDLMALEHAVMRQSSSPSNYSKTAIYVGREGEGVIGAIGMSDSLRFDAESTVSRLQRKGIKTILISGDREEAVATIAKTVGIDHEFVNASLTPQQKSRVISTLQTAGHHIAMVGDGINDAPSLAIADVGIALQTEAQETAASDAASIILLGNRLSQVVDALDLAQATMAKVYQNLSWAVAYNIVAIPIAAGVLLPQYELAMTPSFSGVLMALSSIFVVTNSLLLRLHGSEKSWKNSIAKISQMPAGPG from the exons ATGGCAATGGCGGGGGATCTGTTAAGACTCACTGTATTAAATCGGCCAAAGCTCTCTCTCGGTAATGGCGCGAAACTCAAAGCTGACCGCTTTGGCTTGCTAAAACGATGCCCTCGCGGTCGTTTCCATTGTCAGCCTCGGTCAACTCCTGGATTCGTCTTGTTCAGTTCACTGGAGACTAGATTAGAGTCGGAGGAATCATCTATACAGCCGGTAGGACAGAAGCTTAAAGACCCGTCGGTTCTCCTCGATGTCAACGGGATGATGTGCGGCGGATGTGTGTCCCGAGTCAAATCGGTTATCTCTTCCGACGAGCGAGTCGAATCAGTAGTGGTCAACTTGTTGACCGAGACGGCGGCGATCAAGTTGAAGCGGGAGGTGATGGAGAGGGAAACCGCGGAGAGTGTTGCGGAGAGTATAGCTCAGAGGGTGAGCGAGTGCGGGTTCATGGCTAAGATGAGGGTTTCGGGGACTGGAATCGCGGAGAACATGAGGAAGTGGCAGGAAATGTTGAAGAAGAAAGAGGAATTGTTGGTGAAGAGTAGGAATCGAGTGGCTTTTGCTTGGACTTTGGTGGCGCTTTGTTGTGGAGCTCATGCTTCACATATTTTGCACTCCCCAGGGATTCATTTCGGCCatg GATCGTTTCTGGAAATCCTTCATAATTCTTATGTCAAAGGAGGATTGGCTTTAACGGCTTTGTTGGGTCCAGGAAGAG ATTTGCTAGTTGATGGATTATTGGCATTCAAGAAAGGATCTCCCAATATGAATTCTCTT GTCTCACTTCTTAACCCTGGGCTTAAATGGGATGCTTCATTCTTTGACGAGCCG GTCATGCTTCTTGGTTTTGTGCTCCTGGGACGTTCGTTGGAAGAAAAAGCAAGGATTAGGGCATCCAGCGACATGAATGAACTTTTA TCATTGATATCCACTCGTTCAAGACTTGTAATTACTTCATCAGACACTGATTCCTCTGCTGATTCTGTACTTAGCTCTGATGCTATTTGCATTGAGGTCCCCTCAGATGATATTCGAGTTGGAGATTCGGTATTAGTTTTGCCTGGAGAAACAATTCCTGTAGAT GGGAAAGTTCTTACAGGAAGAAGTGTGGTTGATGAATCCATGCTGACGGGAGAATCACTTCCAGTATTCAAGGAAAAGGGTCTTATGGTCTCTGCTGGAACTATAAATTGG GATGGCCCTTTAAGAATAGAAGCAAATTCCACAGGCTCCAACTCAACTATTGCTAAGATCGTACGCATG GTTGAAGATGCTCAAGGACAAGAAGCACCTGTACAGAGGCTTGCAGATGCGATAGCAGGGCCATTTGTATACAGCATAATGACTCTGTCAGCTGCAACATTTGCTTTCTG GTATTATGCTGGGTCTCACATATTTCCAGATGTTTTGCTCAATGATATTGCTGGCCCTGATGGAGATTCATTGCTTTTGAGTTTGAAACTTGCAGTGGATGTCTTA GTAGTTTCCTGCCCTTGTGCTCTGGGTCTTGCCACACCAACAGCAATCCTTGTTGGCACCTCTCTTG GAGCAAGACAAGGACTGCTTATAAGAGGTGGGGATGTTCTGGAACGCTTGGCCAATGTAGACCGTATTGCTTTTGACAAA ACTGGGACTCTCACTGAAGGAAAACCAACTGTCTCATCAGTTTCTTCCTTTACTTATGATGAATCAGAAATTCTTCAAATTGCTGCAGCAGTGGAGAGAACAGCAACACATCCGATTGCTAAGGCTATTGTAAAGAAGGCAGAGTTGTTGAATTTGTTACTCCCAGAAACTAGAGGACAACTAGTTGAACCAGGTTTTGGGACCTTAGCTGAAGTAAATGGATGTTTGGTTGCTGTCGGTAAATTAGAATGGGTTAATGAACGCTTCCAGATAAAAGCAAGTCCATCTGATTTGATGGCTTTAGAACATGCTGTAATGCGTCAGTCATCATCACCGTCAAACTATTCGAAAACAGCTATCTATGTTGGACGTGAAGGAGAAGGCGTAATTGGTGCTATAGGAATGTCTGACAGTCTGCGGTTTGATGCCGAGTCTACCGTGAGCAG GCTTCAGAGGAAAGgtatcaaaacaatccttatttCAGGAGACAGGGAAGAGGCAGTTGCAACTATTGCGAAGACAGTTGGAATAGATCATGAATTTGTTAATGCATCCTTGACACCTCAGCAGAAATCAAGGGTTATATCTACTCTTCAAACTGCAGGACATCACATTGCCATG GTAGGGGATGGCATTAATGATGCACCATCCTTGGCCATTGCGGATGTGGGGATTGCTTTACAGACTGAAGCACAAGAAACTGCAGCCTCAGATGCGGCATCTATTATACTTCTTGGCAACAGACTCTCACAG GTAGTAGATGCACTGGATCTTGCACAGGCAACAATGGCAAAAGTGTACCAAAATTTATCTTGGGCAGTAGCGTATAATATTGTTGCCATCCCCATTGCTGCTGGTGTTTTACTTCCCCAATACGAACTTGCTATGACACCCTCATTTTCTG GTGTGTTAATGGCCTTGAGCTCAATATTTGTTGTAACCAATTCCTTGCTTTTACGGCTCCATGGGTCTGAGAAGAGCTGGAAGAATAGTATTGCGAAAATTTCACAAATGCCTGCCGGTCCAGGTTAA